Within the Flavobacterium sp. 9R genome, the region TGTAATGTGAAACGTAAGAAAACCAATAGTATTGCATTGGTTTTATGCACAAGGAGACAAGAAAAAACCACTTAATTATTAACGCAAAAAGTTATGAGTAAAGTATCTTATTATACAGCAGAAGGATTAAAAAAGTTAAAAGACGAATTGGATCACCTAAAAGGAGTGATGCGTCCTAAAGCTTCGCAGGACATTGCTGATGCGAGAGACAAAGGAGATTTGTCTGAAAATGCAGAATATGATGCAGCCAAAGAAGCTCAAGGTTTGTTGGAAATGCGTATTTCTAAGCTAGAAGAAGTATATGCTAATGCTAGATTGATTGATGAATCCCAATTGGACATTTCTAAAGTTTTGGTGCATTCTAATGTAAAGATTAAGAATCAAGGGAACGGAATGGAAATGAAATATACCTTGGTAGCCGAAAGTGAAGCGGATTTGAAAACCGGAAAAATATCGGTAACTTCTCCAATCGGGAAAGGTTTGTTGGGTAAAAAAGTAGGCGAAGTAGCTGAAATTACCGTGCCTAACGGAGTATTGAAGTTTGAAATCATTGAAATTTCTCGCGACTAAAAATAATAGTGATGAGTAGTATTTTTACCAAAATTGTAAATGGCGAAATTCCTTGCTACAAAGTAGCAGAAGAGGAGCAATTTTTAGCTTTTTTGGATGTTAATCCGAATGCAGTTGGTCATACGCTTTGTATTCCTAAGCAAGAAATTAACAAACTTTTTGATATGGATGAGGAATTGTACCTCGGGTTGATGCGTTTCTCAAAGAAAGTAGCCGCTGCTCTAGAAAAAACAGTGCCTTGTGAACGAATAGGTATGGCTGTAATAGGACTAGAAGTACCTCACGCGCACGTGCATTTGATTCCGATTAATGAAATGAACGAGATGCGTTTTCAAAATAAAGTCAAATTGACAAAAGAGGAATTCGAAACTTTGGCCACAAAGATTCAACAGAATTTATAAAATCTTTTTTTCATATATTTAAACACGAATAGCAATCTTTGAATGCTGTTCGTTTTTTTTTATACCAATTCTCAATTATGAAAATCTTTTTTTCTTATTGCCTCTTTTTTTGTGCCTTACTAACCTTTGGACAAACGAAAGATAATTTTGTTTTGATAGACGCAAAAATGGCAAAGATTCCAAAATTGTCTACAAAGAACACAAAAAGTATTGCCGATTATATTGCAACTAATTTTAAGTCAGAAAACGAGAAACTAAGAGCAGCTTTTTTTTGGGTAGCATCTAATATTAGTTATGATGTGGCCAATATGGAAAATATTGAATTTAGCGATACTTCGGAACAGAAAATAGATAAAACGTTAACCACCAGAAAAGGAGTGTGTATTCATTATGCGGAACTTTTTAATGCGATTGTGAGTCAATTAGGCTTTGAAGGCGAAATCATTGAAGGATATACCAAGCAATTGGGTAAAGTGGCGTCATTATCTCACGCTTGGTGTGCAGTTAAGAGTGAGGGCAAGTGGTGGTTGTTTGACCCAACTTGGGGTGCAGGCAGCGTAAATAATGGTGTTTTTTCCAAAAAGCTCAATAATTTTTATTTTAAAACACCACCAAAAGCAATGTTAGAAACCCATATGCCTTTTGATTATTTATGGCAATTGTCCCGATATCCTATTAGTAATGCTGAATTTATTTCAGGTAAATTAATAGTCAATCCAACTAAACCAGTTTTTAATTTCGCTGATGAAATTGAGAAGTTAAAACAAAAATCAGAAGAGATTAAGCTATTTGAATGTATTAGCAGAGTGGAAGCGAATGGTGTGTCAACGAAGTTAATAAAAGACTATTTAGAAAATAAAAAGAACGAATTGTCTGGAAAAAGAAACAATCAAGCAGTAGAAAAATTGAACTTGATTGTAGAAGAAAGTAATGCTGCAACAGCTATGTTCAATGATTTTATTTTTTACAGAAATAAAAAGTTTAAACCAACTTTGCCTGATGATACAATTAGGGAAATGATTGCAGCACCCAAAGCAAAAGTAGTAAAATGTCAAAAAGATTTGGATGGTATTGGGACTCTTAACGATAGCAATAGAGCGACTTTGACCGCTTTTCGTAAAAATTTAGCCGACTTGTTATTACAGATTGAAGAGCAGGAAAAATTTGTAAATGAGTATCTTAGTAAAGGCAAACTAGCTCGAAAATCAATGTTTAGCAAAGTAACTTGGTTCGGTTTGCCTGTAAATTAATCTTATTTTGAGTAAATAAAAAAGGGGATTTCAATTTGAAATCCCCTTTTTTATTATGAACTATGAAATTATTTTTTGAATAAACTGATAACGAAAAGCAGTACCCAAGCGCCTCCAGCGGCAATAATTATTTGCCATAGTAGACCGCCGCCGCCAATTCCTAATTTCCCAGCAAGCCAGCCTCCAATGATACTACCAACAATACCCACAATGATATTTCCAAATAAGCCAAAACCACTACCTTTCCATAGTTGTCCGCCTAGCCATCCAGAAATGGCACCGATCAAAAGAAAATACAAAAATTCCATAAGATTGTTATTTAAAGTTAATTAACTAAAATTAACGAAAAAATCAATGCAAATCACAGTAAATCAATTTTTTACAAAAATGAGTTGCATAGCGGTACCTTTTCCTACTTCTGACTGTAATACTTTGATTTTTCCTTTGTGATAATCTTCAACAATGCGTTTGGTTAAAGACAAGCCTAATCCCCATCCTCTTTTTTTGGTAGTATAGCCAGGCTCAAAGATTTTTTTAAATTGATTTTTTGGAATGCCGCTTCCTGTATCTGTGATGGTAATTTTTACACTGTCGTTTTCCTCTTCAATGGCTAAATGTAATTTGCCTTTCCCTTTCATCGCATCAATGGCATTTTTAACCATATTTTCTATGGTCCAGCTATGTAAAGTAGCATTTAGCGGGATCAATATGCTTTTTTGCGTAGCGGAATGAGAAAATTCAATTTGTTTCGAAAAGCGAGATTGCAAATAGTCATAAGAAAGTAACGTTTCGGATACGATATCCATTTGTTCTAGTTTGGGTTCTGAACCAATTTTTGAAAATCGATCTGTAATGGTTTGCAGACGCTCGATATCTTTTTCAATTTCTTTGGTCGTACTTTCTGGGATATCTTCGGTTTTTAAAAGTTCAATCCAACCAATCAAAGAAGACAATGGAGTGCCAATTTGATGCGCTGTTTCCTTGGCCATTCCTGCCCAAAGTTTGTTTTGGGTGGCCATTTTAGTGCTCTTGTAATAATTATAAACTAGAGCAGCAAACAAGACGATGATAAGCAATAAAGCAATAGGATAATATTTTAATTGATTCAAAAGTGAAGAGTTGCCATAATACAGCTTTTGAATTCTTCCTGGGGCATAAACGATGTTAATAGGTTCGTTTTCGCCTTTTAATTTGCTTAAAAAAAGTCTTGATTTTTCAGTGTTTTGAATGATAGTAGTATCGATATTGACGGCATTTATGATACTGTCTTTCTCGGTAAGCATAATAGGAATGGAAGTGTTATTGCTAAAAATGAGTAGCGGCAAATCTACATCGGTGTTTTCATCGGCATTGATTAATGTCTTTTGTGCTTGAGCCCAAAGATTCATTTTTAACCGTTCTTCATTTTTAAATATTTGAAAAAAGGTATAAGTATTCCATAAAATTAAAGAAACCAAACAGAACGAGGAAGCAATAATGATCCATCGAGTGGTGTTTCTTTTATTCGAAAAGTGCATAAGTTTCTTTTTTTAACTATAAATATAACGAATTTATGATGGTTGTATTTTACTTTTGTGAAAACAAAATAGCGCTTTAACTTCAATTTATGGTAACTATAGATCCCAAAAGTATTCCTACCGCTCAGCTACAAGGTTATTTGCAAAGTTCAGTTGGTCCAAGACCCATTGCTTTTGCAAGTACAATAGATAGTAATGGAGTGCCTAATTTATCTCCTTTTAGTTTTTTTAATGTATTCAGTGCCAATCCTCCCATTTTGGTTTTTTCTCCCGCGCGTCGAGTTCGGGATAATACAACAAAACATACCTTGCAAAATGCTGAAGCTACTCGTGAAGTGGTGATAAATGTAGTGAATTATGATATGGTGCAGCAAACTTCTTTGTCGAGTACTGAATATCCAGAAGGAGTGAATGAGTTTTTAAAATCGGGATTTACTCCTATTCCGTCAACAATCGTAAAGCCCTATCGCGTAAAAGAATCTCCTGTGCAGTTTGAATGCAAAGTCACTCAAATTATTCCTTTGGGAACAGAAGGAGGAGCGGGTAATTTAATTTTGTGTGAAGTAGTAAAGTTACATATCGATGAGGCCATTTTGGATAGTAATGGAGCGATTGATCAACACAAAATTGATTTGGTTTCTAGATTAGGAGGAAATTGGTATTCTAGGTCGAACGAAGGTCTTTTTGAAGTTGAAAAACCTTTAAATACGTTGGGTATTGGCGTCGATGCTATCCCTGATTTTATTAGAGAAAGTGCTTATTTTGACGGGAATGACTTAGGTAAATTAGGAAACATAGAAAAAATTCCAACAGAAGAAGAAATTACTATATTTGTAAAAGAAAATTTTGATGTCAAAGCGGTCCTCAGTGCCGACGATATGGATAAGAAATTTCAAAAAGCAAAAGAGTATTTAGTTAACGGAAAAGCTATAGAGGCTTGGAAGTTATTATTAGCCAAAAAGTAAATTTTAAGTATTATGGAAGTTTTAGGAAGAGTAAAAGTAATCAACCCTGTGCAACAAGTAAGTGCTTCTTTTAAAAAGAGAGAAGTTGTAGTAACTACTGATGAGCAATACCCACAACATATTTCGATTGAATTTCAGCAAGACAAAACCGATTTATTGAATAGTTATGCAGTTGGGGAGCCAGTTAAAGTTTCTATCAATTTAAGAGGGAGAGAATGGGTGAGTCCTCAAGGCGAAGTGAAACACTTTAATACTATTGTGGGATGGAGAATTGAGAAACAAGCTCCTGTTGCAGCTGCAGCTCCTGCTCAAGCACCAGCGATGCCAGCGGCAGAAACTTTTGCTCCAGCGACTAATTTTAATGAAGAAGAAGCAGACGATTTACCTTTCTAAAAGAATAAATTTCAAATTCTATATTCCAAATTCCAAAACATTACAATGTGTTGGGATTTGGAATTTTTTTTGACGGCATTTGTAATTAAAGTATCGAACGCAAAAGATGTATCATTTATCTAAAAACTTATTTTTTCCACCTGTTTCTGAGGCAAATGCTGATGGGATATTGGCTATTGGAGGTGATTTATCTCCAGAGCGATTGCAGTTGGCTTATTCAAGTGGGATTTTCCCTTGGTTCGAAGAAGATCAACCTATTATTTGGTGGTCGCCCAATCCAAGAATGGTACTTTTTCTAGAAGATTTGGTAGTGTCGAAAAGTATGCGAAACATTTTGAATCGAAATATCTTTAAAGTCACTTTTAACCAAGATTTTAGAGCGGTTATTGCTCATTGCCAACGAGTAAAACGCGACGGACAAACAGGAACTTGGATTACAAATGATATGATTGAGGCCTATTGCAAATTACACGAATTAGGCATTGCAAAATCAGTTGAGGTTTGGCAAGACAATCAATTAGTAGGAGGATTGTATGGCGTTGATTTAGGACATATTTTTTGTGGGGAGAGTATGTTTTCTTTGGTTTCTAATGCTTCTAAAGTGGCATTTATTGCGTTGGTAAACCATCTTAAAATTAATAACTACCGTCTTTTGGATTGTCAAGTCTATAATGACCATTTAGCCAGTTTGGGTTGTGTAGAAATTGAGCGTGACGATTTTATACGAATATTGAAAAGGTAAATAAAATTTGCCTATCGATTCCTGATCCAACAACTTTCAATATGATCATTTACCATTCCTGTAGCTTGCATATGTGCGTAGATAACTGTTGAGCCTACAAACTTAAATCCCCGTTTTTTTAAATCCTTACTAATTGCATCCGAAATTGGCGAAGTAGCTGGAACGTCTTTCAAGGTTTTAGGGTAATTATCAATAGGTGTATGGTTCACAAAGGCCCAAATGTATTTCGAAAAGCTTCCAAATTCTTCTTGGATTTTAATGAAATTTTGAGCGTTGGTTACAGCGGAATACACTTTCAGTTTGTTGCGAATGATACCTGCATCTTGTAATAATTCTTGAATTTTATAATCAGAATATTGGGCGATTTTTTTATAATCAAAATCGTCAAATGCTCTACGGAAATTGTCTCTTTTGTTTAAGATAGTAATCCAACTTAGGCCTGCTTGAAAGGTTTCTAATAGTAGAAATTCAAATAAAGTAGCATCGTCAAATACAGGTTTGCCCCATTCTTTATCGTGGTAGTTTTGGTATAGTGCACTAGAATTACACCAGCCACAGCGATTTTTTTCATCTATAATTTTCATAGCGTATCTGTATCTTTTGATAAGAACTTTTTAATCAAATGGTGTCCCGCATAAATTACTGGAGTGAGGAGTATAGCAATAGAAAGTTTAAAGGTATAGCCTGTTAATGCAGAACTTAAAAAGGTCTCAAAGTTGATTTTTCCAGGAAGCCAAAAAGCAATTCCTAAAACTATAAAGGAATCAAACAGTTGTGAAACTAGAGTTGAGCCTGTGGTTCTAAGCCAAATCTTAGTATCACCCGTTCGGTTTTTAAAAAACCAGAACACAGTTACATCGATGAGCTGTGATACGAGAAAAGCAATGATACTTCCCACAATAATCCACATACTTTGTCCAAAAACAGCTTGAAATTGATCGTCGTTAACAGGGCTTATTCCTTTAGCAGCGGGAATACTCATAGCTAGTAATAGAATGAGAAACGAATAAGCGATAAGACAGGCCGTGATAAAGGAAAGTTTACGAACGCCTTTCTCTCCAAAATATTCATTGATTAAATCGGTGGTCAAGAATACTATTGGCCAAGGCAAAATACCAATACTCATTACAAAAGGGCCGATTTGGATTAACTTACCTCCAATCAATTCGGCAGTAACAGCATTGGTAATGAAAATCCCTGCGAGAACAACAAAAACAAAATCTTTACGAGTTTTAAACATAGTTTTGAGTTTCTCAAAAATAGCATTTTATTTTGATTTGGTTTCTGTTTCGGAATGCGAACAGTTGTTAAATAAAAAATCCCATTCGACAAACGTAGACTGAACCCAAAAGTTTGGACAAATTTATAATTAATTTTGATAATGATGAGCTCGATATTTAGTCGGGCTCATTTTGTTTAAATTGGACTTGGTTCTGTCGTTATTGTAATAGTTTATATATTCTTTGATTTCCATTTTTAATTGCTTTATTGAGGTGTATTTTTTTAGATAAAACAATTCTGATTTTAATATTCCGAAGAAGTTTTCAATAATTGCATTATCTNAATATATAAACTATTACAATAACGACAGAACCAAGTCCAATTTAAACAAAATGAGCCCGACTAAATATCGAGCTCATCATTATCAAAATTAATTATAAATTTGTCCAAACTTTTGGGTTCAGTCTAAACAAAGGTCTTGGGATTTAATAAAATCTAAAGTCAGAAATTTTTATGAATTCAATACTTTATCTTGTTTGCTGATACTTTCTTGGTGAATCGCTTTGAACATTTTTAAAACAAACTCTTCCGAAAGTCCTTTCTTTTCTCCTTCCAAAATCATTTTTCCTAAAATTTCATTCCAACGATTGTTTTGCAAAACCGCTACGTTCGCTTCTTTTTTCACCTGTCCAATTTCTACAGCCACTTTCATTCTTTTGCTCAAAAGCTCTAATAAATTAGCATCCAACACATCGATATTAGCTCTTAATTTACTCATTTTAGTCATAAACTCATCCGAAACATCGATTTGTTTTCTAACTCTCAAATCTTTGAAAATTTGTTTCAAAGCATCTGGCGTAACTTGTTGTGCAGCATCACTCCAAGCGTTATCAGGGTCTGTGTGTGTCTCGATAATCATTCCGTCATAATTCAAATCCAAAGCTTCTTGCGTCACTTCAAGAATCATATCACGATTTCCTGTAATGTGAGAAGGGTCAATAATCAAAGGCAAATCTGGGAATTTGTTTTGCAATTCAATCGCAATTTGCCATTCTGGAATGTTTCTGTATTTTGTTTTTTCGTAAGTAGAAAAACCACGGTGAATCACCCCTAATTTTTCAATTCCAGCCATATGCAAACGCTCTACACCACCTAACCACAAAGCTAAATCTGGGTTCACTGGATTTTTAATTAAAACGATTTTGTCTGTCCCTTTCAAGGTATCTGCAATTTCTTGAACCGCAAACGGATTAGCCGTAGTACGTGCCCCAACCCATAATACATCAATATCATTTTCTAAAGCCAATTTACAGTGAGCAGCAGTAGCTACTTCAGTTCCCATTAACAAACCTGTTTCTGCTTTGGCTTTTTTCAACCATTTCAATCCTATTTCTCCAACGCCTTCAAATCCACCTGGACGTGTTCTTGGTTTCCAAATTCCAGCTCTAAACACACTTACATCAGAATCTTTCAATTCGTGTGCAATTTTCAATACTTGCTCTTCTGTTTCGGCGCTACAAGGTCCTGCTATCACCAATGGATGCGTCAAATTGAACGCTTCCAACCAATTTCTCATTTCTTTCTTGTTTTCCATTTTTTTAGTTTTTAATCTTTAAAATTATTCTATAGTTTCTTGTGTTAATTCTTTTCTTTTTTACCTACTTTTTGGTGTTCATCCCATTCAAAATGGCTTTAATTTTATTCACACTCTGCATTTCATCAAAAATAGCATCGTATTCTTCGCTTTTCAACAAGTCTTTGAACTGCGTCAAATTAGCAATATACTCCTCCAAACTTTTCACTACGTGCTTTTTGTTTTGTTTAAAAATAGGCGTCCACATCGCGGGCGAACTCTTGGCCAAACGCACGGTACTCTCAAAACCAGAACCCGCCATATCAAAAATATCTTGTTCGTCTTTCTCTTTATTAATGACCGTTTTTCCTAACATAAACGAACTAATGTGCGACAAATGCGATACGTAAGCAATGTGTTTATCGTGGGACTTCGGGTCCATATATCGAATGCGCATTCCTAACTCTTTGAACAATTCGATGGCTTTTTCTTGCAACTTAAAAGTCGTTTTCTCCACCTCACAAATAATATTCGTTTTTCCTTGAAACAATCCTTTTATAGCCGCTGATGGTCCCGAGAATTCCGTTCCAGCAATAGGGTGCGTAGCAATATAATTTCTTCTTCTCGGATGATTCGCTACCGCCTCACAAATAGGCAATTTGGTAGAACCCACTTCAAAAACAATGGTGTTTTCGCCAATATTGTCCAAAACCTCGGGCAACACTTGCAACGCCACGTCCACAGGAACCGAAACAATAACATAATCCGCATCGGCCAAATCCTGCATCGTAGCGGCTTTCTCCACAACCCCAAGCGCCATCGCCTCTTGCAAATGGGCTTCATTTTTATCCATTCCGTAAATAGTCGCTTCTGGGTGTACCGCTTTTATATCCAACACCATCGAACCTCCAATCAAACCTATTCCTATTACGTGTATATTCATTATTATTTTTATTATTAGCTAATCCTGCTATCCGCTATATCTATTGTGGCGAACCCCGCCACAATAGGATGCCGCTACTATCAGGGCTAGGTATTATCTGCTAAAAACGACGAATCGCTTCTTCAATTTTTTCTTCTTTTACACACAAAGCAAATCGGATGTAGCCTTCGCCATTCGAACCAAAAATAGTTCCTGGCGTAATAAAGATGTATTTCTCATACAGTATCTTATCAATAAAATCCTCCGCCGATGTGATTCCTGCTGGGAGTTTAGCCCAAACAAACAATCCAACGCCTTCTTTGTACACCTCACAACCTAATTTCTCTGCCAATGTTTCGGTTAAAATTCTGCGTTTTGCGTAAATCGCATTCATTTCGTCGAACCAAGAAACATCACTCTGCAAAGCCGCAATAGCCCCTTTTTGAATGCCGTAAAACATTCCGCTATCCATATTACTTTTTACTTTCAATACTGCATCAATACAAGCAGCATTTCCAGAAACCATTCCTACGCGCCATCCCGCCATATTAAAGGTTTTGGATAACGAATTCAACTCCAATGCAACTTCTTTCGCTCCTTCAACTTGCAACAAGCTCATAGGTTGGTCGTTCAAAACAAAACTATATGGATTATCATTGACCAATAGAATGTTGTGTTTTTGAGCAAAAGCCACCAGTTTTTCAAACAAAGCCAAATTTCCTCTGGCTCCTGTAGGCATATGCGGATACCCAATCCACATCAATTTTACTTTAGACAAATCCATTTTTTCCAAAGCCTCAAAATCTGGTTCCCAATTGGTGCTTTCTTTCAAGTCATAATATAGTGGCACCGCACCTACTAAATTAGTCACAGAAGTATAGGTCGGATACCCAGGATTTGGAATCAAAACACCATCACCTTCATTCAAAAATGCTAACGAAATGTGCATAATTCCTTCTTTGGAACCCATCAAAGGCAAAATTTCAGTGGTGGTATTTAGGGTCACTTGGTAATTACGCTCATAAAAATCAGCCATCGCTTGTCTTAATTCTGGCAACCCTTGATAGCTTTGATACTGATGTGCATTTTCGTCTTGCATCGCAGCTGTCATTGCGGCAATAACAGCAGGAGCAGGTTTTAAATCAGGACTACCTATTCCCATATTGATTACAGGTTTTCCTTCGGCGGCCAATTGGCGCACTTCTCTTAACTTTGAGGAGAAGTAATATTCTTCAACTATCGCTAAACGTTGGGCAGTTGTTATCATTTTTTATAGCTTTATTCTAAATTGGAATTTTTTATTTTCTAGTTTGGAGATTCAAGTAATGGCTTTGTATTTTTATATTCACCCAAAACTTTAAAATAATGCGCCATAATCGAAACTAATGCTTTGGCCTTGGCGTAATCTTCATATTTTTCGAAAGTCACATCTACAAAAAAAGAATATTTCCAAGGTGTTTCTATTTTTGGCAAGGATTGTATTTTGGTTAAATTGAGTTTACAATCACTCATCACATTCAAAACAGCGGCTAAACTTCCGCGTTTATGGTCCAATTCAAACTTAATGGAGGCTCTATTGATTTCGTCTTCGGAAACAAAAGAATTCTCTTTTTTGAGTATCACAAATCGAGTCATATTGTTCTCGATGGTTTGAATCGAAGGCGCGATAATCTCTAAATTATACATCTCAGCAGCGGTTTCACTAGCGATTGCTGCAATTCCTTTGATTTGATTTTCGTGGATTCTGCGAGCCGTTTCCGCCGTATCTTTATCCTCAACCAATTTGATATTTGGATATTTTTTTAAGAAATCCATACATTGTAATAATGCCATCGGATGCGAATGTACTTCTTGTATATCCTCGATTTTTTGTCCAGGCAAAGCCATTAAATTTTGAATAATATCCAAATAATGTTCCCCTATAATGTGCAAATTATTCTTGTCGATTAGTGCATAATTTGGAATAATCGGTCCCGCAATGGAGTTCTCGATAGCCATTACCGCTTGGTCACTATCTCCCTTCAACAAGCTATCTACTAATTCTTCAAAGGACAAGCATTCATCTACAGACACATTTTGGTAGAAATAATCTTTGGCTACCTGATGGTGAAACGACCCCTTTATCCCCTGAATTGCAATTTTTGTTCTCATATATTCAAAAAAAAATCCTGATTTTCATCAGGATTGTATTGTAGTTTTATTTGTTTTTTTGTCATTCAAATAACCATAGCACAATCCTTACTTCTCAAAGAAGAAATAAAAAGTATAGCTAAAGTAAAAACGGTTATTTGACATTTTGTGTTCTGATTTTCAATAAATTCTTTGGCAAAGATAAAAACTTATTTTGATGTCATCAAAAAAAACAGCATTAATCCCTAACAAAAAAGGATTTCTTTGTGAAATTGATTTTCAATTAACAATCCAATAAAAAAGTTTATAGTAAAGTCTCTTTTTTTATTGATTATTCTTATTAGTTTGAAACAAAAAAACTATTTTTTCATTTTTGGTACTCGTGAAGGCGTATCTTTTCCACTGATTATAGTTTGCGAACTGATGGCAATCGACTTAATAATCTCGGTCATATTATCCATATCCAAAGTACTAATTTCGTCACTTAATTTATGATAATTCGGCTCCACATCCATTTTAGAAGTAGAAATAGTATGCGCTGGAACTCCTAAAGCAGCCAATCTTGCATTATCAGAACGATAAAATAATTGTTGCTCAGGATAAGGGTCTTGATAAAAGTTAAATCCAGAACCCACTAAATTCTTTTGCAAAATAGTTCCAAAATCAGAGCGCTCGAATCCTGTAATATACGCTGAGTTTTTACCCCATTTACTATCGGTTCCAATCATTTCGAGATTGAACATCGCCACGACCTCATCAGCATTGATAGAATTTGAGAAAAAAGAAGCACCGTAACCTCCCGTTTCTTCGCCAGTAAACGCTACAAAAATAAGTGTTCGTGCAT harbors:
- the greA gene encoding transcription elongation factor GreA → MSKVSYYTAEGLKKLKDELDHLKGVMRPKASQDIADARDKGDLSENAEYDAAKEAQGLLEMRISKLEEVYANARLIDESQLDISKVLVHSNVKIKNQGNGMEMKYTLVAESEADLKTGKISVTSPIGKGLLGKKVGEVAEITVPNGVLKFEIIEISRD
- a CDS encoding HIT family protein; its protein translation is MSSIFTKIVNGEIPCYKVAEEEQFLAFLDVNPNAVGHTLCIPKQEINKLFDMDEELYLGLMRFSKKVAAALEKTVPCERIGMAVIGLEVPHAHVHLIPINEMNEMRFQNKVKLTKEEFETLATKIQQNL
- a CDS encoding transglutaminase domain-containing protein; translated protein: MAKIPKLSTKNTKSIADYIATNFKSENEKLRAAFFWVASNISYDVANMENIEFSDTSEQKIDKTLTTRKGVCIHYAELFNAIVSQLGFEGEIIEGYTKQLGKVASLSHAWCAVKSEGKWWLFDPTWGAGSVNNGVFSKKLNNFYFKTPPKAMLETHMPFDYLWQLSRYPISNAEFISGKLIVNPTKPVFNFADEIEKLKQKSEEIKLFECISRVEANGVSTKLIKDYLENKKNELSGKRNNQAVEKLNLIVEESNAATAMFNDFIFYRNKKFKPTLPDDTIREMIAAPKAKVVKCQKDLDGIGTLNDSNRATLTAFRKNLADLLLQIEEQEKFVNEYLSKGKLARKSMFSKVTWFGLPVN
- a CDS encoding GlsB/YeaQ/YmgE family stress response membrane protein, which encodes MEFLYFLLIGAISGWLGGQLWKGSGFGLFGNIIVGIVGSIIGGWLAGKLGIGGGGLLWQIIIAAGGAWVLLFVISLFKK
- a CDS encoding PAS domain-containing sensor histidine kinase; protein product: MHFSNKRNTTRWIIIASSFCLVSLILWNTYTFFQIFKNEERLKMNLWAQAQKTLINADENTDVDLPLLIFSNNTSIPIMLTEKDSIINAVNIDTTIIQNTEKSRLFLSKLKGENEPINIVYAPGRIQKLYYGNSSLLNQLKYYPIALLLIIVLFAALVYNYYKSTKMATQNKLWAGMAKETAHQIGTPLSSLIGWIELLKTEDIPESTTKEIEKDIERLQTITDRFSKIGSEPKLEQMDIVSETLLSYDYLQSRFSKQIEFSHSATQKSILIPLNATLHSWTIENMVKNAIDAMKGKGKLHLAIEEENDSVKITITDTGSGIPKNQFKKIFEPGYTTKKRGWGLGLSLTKRIVEDYHKGKIKVLQSEVGKGTAMQLIFVKN
- a CDS encoding flavin reductase — its product is MVTIDPKSIPTAQLQGYLQSSVGPRPIAFASTIDSNGVPNLSPFSFFNVFSANPPILVFSPARRVRDNTTKHTLQNAEATREVVINVVNYDMVQQTSLSSTEYPEGVNEFLKSGFTPIPSTIVKPYRVKESPVQFECKVTQIIPLGTEGGAGNLILCEVVKLHIDEAILDSNGAIDQHKIDLVSRLGGNWYSRSNEGLFEVEKPLNTLGIGVDAIPDFIRESAYFDGNDLGKLGNIEKIPTEEEITIFVKENFDVKAVLSADDMDKKFQKAKEYLVNGKAIEAWKLLLAKK
- a CDS encoding DUF3127 domain-containing protein, yielding MEVLGRVKVINPVQQVSASFKKREVVVTTDEQYPQHISIEFQQDKTDLLNSYAVGEPVKVSINLRGREWVSPQGEVKHFNTIVGWRIEKQAPVAAAAPAQAPAMPAAETFAPATNFNEEEADDLPF
- the aat gene encoding leucyl/phenylalanyl-tRNA--protein transferase, which encodes MYHLSKNLFFPPVSEANADGILAIGGDLSPERLQLAYSSGIFPWFEEDQPIIWWSPNPRMVLFLEDLVVSKSMRNILNRNIFKVTFNQDFRAVIAHCQRVKRDGQTGTWITNDMIEAYCKLHELGIAKSVEVWQDNQLVGGLYGVDLGHIFCGESMFSLVSNASKVAFIALVNHLKINNYRLLDCQVYNDHLASLGCVEIERDDFIRILKR
- a CDS encoding DNA-3-methyladenine glycosylase I, which produces MKIIDEKNRCGWCNSSALYQNYHDKEWGKPVFDDATLFEFLLLETFQAGLSWITILNKRDNFRRAFDDFDYKKIAQYSDYKIQELLQDAGIIRNKLKVYSAVTNAQNFIKIQEEFGSFSKYIWAFVNHTPIDNYPKTLKDVPATSPISDAISKDLKKRGFKFVGSTVIYAHMQATGMVNDHIESCWIRNR
- a CDS encoding queuosine precursor transporter — protein: MFKTRKDFVFVVLAGIFITNAVTAELIGGKLIQIGPFVMSIGILPWPIVFLTTDLINEYFGEKGVRKLSFITACLIAYSFLILLLAMSIPAAKGISPVNDDQFQAVFGQSMWIIVGSIIAFLVSQLIDVTVFWFFKNRTGDTKIWLRTTGSTLVSQLFDSFIVLGIAFWLPGKINFETFLSSALTGYTFKLSIAILLTPVIYAGHHLIKKFLSKDTDTL
- a CDS encoding IS3 family transposase — translated: MIENFFGILKSELFYLKKYTSIKQLKMEIKEYINYYNNDRTKSNLNKMSPTKYRAHHYQN
- a CDS encoding bifunctional 3-deoxy-7-phosphoheptulonate synthase/chorismate mutase type II — its product is MENKKEMRNWLEAFNLTHPLVIAGPCSAETEEQVLKIAHELKDSDVSVFRAGIWKPRTRPGGFEGVGEIGLKWLKKAKAETGLLMGTEVATAAHCKLALENDIDVLWVGARTTANPFAVQEIADTLKGTDKIVLIKNPVNPDLALWLGGVERLHMAGIEKLGVIHRGFSTYEKTKYRNIPEWQIAIELQNKFPDLPLIIDPSHITGNRDMILEVTQEALDLNYDGMIIETHTDPDNAWSDAAQQVTPDALKQIFKDLRVRKQIDVSDEFMTKMSKLRANIDVLDANLLELLSKRMKVAVEIGQVKKEANVAVLQNNRWNEILGKMILEGEKKGLSEEFVLKMFKAIHQESISKQDKVLNS